The following are encoded together in the Amyelois transitella isolate CPQ chromosome 6, ilAmyTran1.1, whole genome shotgun sequence genome:
- the LOC106131231 gene encoding brain tumor protein, giving the protein MEEMNGELYGDGLVSLGDEGSLESTDSGKQEQNCNICDNKLCSPRVLSCLHVFCEACIDKLMVNEAGDSLKYDLAVECPLCKQETKIPGGGAVSLPTDYLITNILDVSSMDQSVVCTCCKSKEPAVARCTDCSHFLCSNCNSAHEFMRCFENHRVVPFDALRSSKEKAAVHKPIFCNRHVGESLKFYCCECEVGACSECLTVEHKVGEHRCERIVDAEPNLRAELRNFIVEANARAVAAGSASAKLDDALGDLQRQRDDAEAVINEAFQAYKSALERRREKALEELERLHKERELKVMDLFDRVDKTVQRIDCACKFAARLLRRGDGTEIVMLKKTVASQFARLLEGAPEFDVDYSLEFTTKMDKFDAITEETFGVFRTEATKAEERKRASESSAIVSVASNAHSPAVSVTNAPVFDDFPPLGNVRRVTGVTGVGAIVGVPGGVPAIGVPVVGAVPGVGPVTNPSVIQGVVNVNSASGVGGVTGVGGVPALPSMVEYNLQQLASIAEKDVPPTQHASPAPSFTLAELLAGDLNSPQAYNNLQALAKLGLNTEVNGFGGVGGISGVGPRGVSPGRPLLTAAEEAALVAPPAPLVRATKATPMHIRFKFGQLGGGKGQFNSPHGFCLGNDEDIIVADTNNHRITVFDKSGNYKFHFGVAGKEEGQLWYPRKVAVVRATGKFVVCDRGNERSRMQIFTKNGHFLKKIAVRFIDIVAGLAVTAEGLIVAVDSVTPTVFILSEEGDLMSWFDCSECMREPSDIAISGKEFYVCDFKGHCVVVFDDEGRFLRRIGCENVTNFPNGIDVSDAGDVLIGDSHGNKFHVAVFSRDGVLVTEFECPYVKVSRCCGLKITSEGYIVTLAKNNHHVLVLNTLYIV; this is encoded by the exons atGGAAGAAATGAATGGAGAGCTCTATGGGGATGGTTTAGTTAGTCTGGGAGATGAGGGTTCACTCGAGTCAACCGATAGTGGGAAACAGGAgcaaaattgtaatatttgcgA CAATAAGTTATGCAGTCCTCGCGTATTGTCATGCCTTCATGTTTTCTGTGAAGCTTGCATTGACAAGTTGATGGTTAATGAAGCTGGAgattctttaaaatatgatCTGGCCGTGGAGTGCCCTCTATGCAAACAGGAAACAAAg ataCCTGGTGGTGGAGCTGTATCACTTCCAACTGATTATCTCATCACCAATATCCTGGATGTGTCCTCTATGGATCAATCAGTTGTATGTACTTGTTGCAAGAGTAAGGAACCTGCTGTTGCCAGGTGCACAGATTGTTCCCATTTCCTATGTTCCAACTGCAACTCTGCACATGAGTTCATGAGATGTTTTGAGAATCATCGTGTGGTACCATTTGATGCCCTAAGGTCCTCTAAAGAAAAAGCTGCTGTACACAAGCCAATTTTTTGCAATCGACATGTTGGAGAAAGcttgaaattttattgttgtgagTGTGAAGTCGGTGCTTGTTCTGAATGTCTAACTGTTGAACATAAAGTTGGGGAACACCGTTGCGAGAGGATTGTTGATGCTGAACCCAACTTACGTGCTGAGCTACGCAACTTTATTGTGGAAGCGAATGCTCGTGCCGTCGCTGCCGGCAGTGCCTCTGCGAAACTTGATGACGCTCTAGGAGATTTGCAACGCCAACGTGATGATGCTGAAGCTGTCATCAATGAAGCATTCCAAGCTTATAAATCTGCTTTAGAAAGACGACGGGAAAAGGCACTTGAAGAACTGGAACGTTTGCATAAGGAAAGGGAGCTGAAAGTAATGGATTTGTTTGATCGTGTCGATAAAACTGTTCAACGCATCGATTGCGCTTGCAAGTTCGCAGCTAGACTACTTCGTCGCGGTGATGGTACTGAAATAGTGATGCTGAAAAAAACTGTTGCTTCACAATTTGCTCGCTTGTTGGAAGGAGCACCAGAGTTCGACGTTGATTATTCCCTTGAGTTTACCACCAAGATGGATAAATTTGATGCCATTACTGAGGAAACATTTGGTGTTTTTCGTACTGAAGCTACCAAAGCTGAAGAACGGAAGCGCGCTAGTGAATCTTCCGCTATAGTTTCTGTCGCATCTAATGCTCACTCCCCAGCCGTCTCTGTGACAAATGCTCCCGTCTTTGATGACTTCCCACCCTTGGGGAATGTCCGCCGCGTTACGGGCGTGACTGGCGTCGGAGCTATTGTAGGAGTGCCTGGTGGAGTACCTGCGATCGGCGTTCCAGTAGTTGGTGCAGTGCCGGGAGTCGGACCTGTTACCAATCCTAGTGTGATTCAGGGGGTGGTCAATGTGAACAGCGCTTCAGGAGTAGGGGGCGTGACGGGCGTAGGCGGTGTGCCTGCTCTGCCTTCCATGGTAGAATATAACCTTCAGCAACTTGCTAGCATTGCTGAGAAGGATGTACCGCCAACTCAACATGCCTCTCCGGCTCCTTCATTCACCCTTGCTGAATTGCTGGCTGGAGATCTTAACTCTCCTCAAGCATACAACAACTTGCAAGCACTTGCTAAACTAGGATTAAATACCG AAGTCAATGGATTTGGCGGAGTAGGAGGCATAAGCGGCGTTGGCCCACGTGGTGTTTCACCAGGCAGGCCTTTGTTAACGGCAGCAGAAGAAGCTGCCCTAGTGGCACCGCCGGCGCCTCTAGTTCGCGCCACCAAAGCTACGCCCATGCACATAAGGTTCAAGTTCGGCCAACTCGGCGGTGGCAAGGGCCAATTCAATTCGCCGCACGGATTCTGTCTAGGAAATGATGAGGATATAATAGTTGCTGATACTAACAATCACCGTATTACT gtatTCGACAAATCTGGTAACTACAAGTTTCATTTTGGCGTGGCTGGCAAGGAGGAGGGCCAGTTGTGGTACCCACGTAAAGTAGCGGTGGTCCGTGCCACCGGAAAGTTTGTTGTATGCGACCGCGGAAATGAGAGGTCGCGCATGCAAATATTCACCAAAAACGGACactttttgaagaaaatcgcc GTGCGATTTATCGATATAGTCGCTGGGTTGGCCGTGACTGCTGAAGGACTTATCGTCGCGGTGGACAGTGTCACGCCAACAGTTTTCATTTTGTCTGAGGAAGGTGACCTCATGAGCTGGTTTGACTGCAGCGAGTGCATGAGGGAGCCGTCGGACATTGCTATCAGTG GAAAAGAATTCTATGTGTGCGATTTCAAGGGGCACTGCGTGGTTGTGTTCGACGACGAGGGCCGATTCCTTCGTCGTATAGGCTGCGAGAACGTCACTAACTTCCCCAATGGAATAGACGTGTCCGACGCCGGGGACGTACTCATTGGGgattcccacgggaacaagTTTCATGTAGCTGTGTTCTCCCGTGACGGAGTGTTGGTCACTGAATTTGAGTGCCCCTATGtcaag GTTTCCCGTTGTTGCGGTTTGAAGATAACATCTGAAGGTTACATTGTCACTCTGGCTAAGAATAATCATCATGTTCTAGTCCTCAACACCCTTTACATTGTCTGA
- the LOC106131232 gene encoding N-acetylglucosamine-6-phosphate deacetylase, producing MFPRRVELSSSVLCCDYFFYLLLFLKLFESMKSKSSITRFHNCYILRSGKIIKEDLWIRDGIIENPEQIFYVEQLEADITVNCDNLLIAPGFIDIQINGGCGVDFSYDSDNVQNGIDKVAKKLLEHGVTSFCPTLVTSHPKKYHQILPQIKKSQGGKHGASVLGVHLEGPFISLAKKGAHLDEYIKTPEKGIETMCQVYGSLDNVVIVTLAPELPGAIEAIKDLTKHGIKVALGHSTAGLAQGEEAIRHGANMITHLFNAMLPFHHRDPGLVGLLASNTEKQVYYGLISDGTHTHPAALRIACRANPEGLVLVSDAVAALDLPDGNYRIGPQAVTVKDGRAFITGTDVLCGSTAALDQCVQTFKKCIECSTEYALEAASLHPARALGIDNKKGKIDFGYDADFIIMEPNTLKVLSTWIAGEQVYSVKISK from the exons atGTTCCCGCGTCGAGTCGAATTGAGTAGTAGTGTGTTGTGTTgtgattatttcttttatttattattatttttaaaactttttgaaaGCATGAAATCTAAATCAAGTATAACTAGATTCCACAATTGTTATATTCTTAGAAgtggtaaaataattaaagaggATTTGTGGATAAGAGATGGTATAATTGAAAATCctgaacaaatattttatgtggAACAACTTGAAGCAGACATAACAGTAAATTGCGACAACTTGCTTATTGCACCCGGGTTCATTGACATCCAAATCAATG GTGGTTGTGGTGTTGATTTTTCATATGATTCCGATAATGTCCAAAATGGAATAGACAAAGTGGCTAAAAAGTTACTGGAACATGGCGTAACGTCATTTTGCCCTACCTTGGTAACTTCACATCCAAAAAAGTATCATCAAATTTTgccacaaattaaaaaatcacagGGAGGCAAGCATGGTGCCTCAGTACTTGGAGTGCATCTGGAAGGCCCATTTATAAGTTTGGCAAAAAAAGGTGCACATTTGGATGAATACATTAAAACCCCTGAGAag GGTATAGAAACTATGTGTCAAGTTTACGGATCATTAGACAATGTTGTTATTGTGACCCTCGCCCCAGAATTACCTGGTGCAATCGAAGCTATAAAGGACTTAACTAAACATGGAATAAAGGTGGCCCTTGGTCACTCCACTGCTGGACTAGCACAAGGTGAAGAGGCGATCAGACATGGTGCTAATATGATCACACATTTGTTTAATGCTATGCTCCCG tttcacCACCGTGATCCAGGATTAGTGGGCTTGTTGGCGTCTAACACAGAGAAGCAAGTTTATTACGGGCTTATATCAGACGGCACTCACACACATCCAGCGGCACTTCGAATAGCATGTAGAGCCAACCCTGaag GATTGGTCCTGGTGAGCGATGCAGTAGCAGCATTGGACCTACCGGATGGCAATTACCGTATAGGTCCTCAGGCTGTAACGGTGAAAGACGGACGGGCGTTTATCACCGGAACTGATGTGCTATGCGGAAGTACGGCGGCGCTAGACCAATGTGTGCAGACCTTCAAGAAATGTATAG AATGCTCAACAGAGTACGCATTAGAGGCGGCGTCTCTTCACCCCGCTCGAGCCCTTGGCATAGACAATAAGAAAGGAAAAATAGACTTCGGTTATGACGCAGACTTCATTATCATGGAGCCCAATACTTTGAAAGTACTGTCCACCTGGATAGCCGGTGAACAAGTTTATAGTGTAAAgattagtaaataa